A genome region from Trichosurus vulpecula isolate mTriVul1 chromosome 5, mTriVul1.pri, whole genome shotgun sequence includes the following:
- the LOC118852065 gene encoding lens fiber major intrinsic protein, translated as MWELRSASFWRAIFAEFFATLFYVFFGLGASLRWAPGPIHVLQVAVAFGLALATLVQAVGHVSGAHVNPAVTFAFLVGSQMSLLRALCYIVAQLLGAVAGAAVLYSVTPPAIRGNLALNTLHPGVSVGQATIVEIFLTLQFVLCIFATFDERRNGRLGSVALAIGVSLTLGHLFGMYYTGAGMNPARSFAPAILTRNFSNHWVYWVGPIIGGTLGGLLYDFLLFPRIKSVSERLTILKGIRPNDSEGQPEVTGEPVELKTQAL; from the exons ATGTGGGAACTTCGCTCAGCCTCCTTCTGGAGGGCCATTTTTGCTGAGTTTTTTGCCACCCTTTTTTATGTCTTCTTTGGCCTGGGGGCCTCGCTACGATGGGCACCTGGCCCCATACATGTCCTGCAGGTGGCTGTGGCCTTTGGACTAGCCCTGGCCACGTTGGTGCAGGCAGTAGGCCATGTCAGCGGAGCCCATGTCAACCCCGCTGTCACCTTCGCTTTCCTCGTGGGCTCCCAGATGTCCCTGCTCCGGGCCCTCTGCTACATTGTAGCCCAGTTGCTGGGGGCCGTTGCTGGGGCTGCTGTGCTGTATAGTGTTACCCCCCCAGCTATCCGTGGGAACCTGGCGCTCAACACG CTCCACCCTGGGGTGAGCGTGGGTCAGGCCACTATCGTGGAGATCTTCTTGACCCTTCAGTTTGTGCTCTGCATCTTTGCCACGTTTGATGAGAGGAGGAATGGACGCTTGGGTTCAGTGGCATTAGCTATTGGTGTCTCTCTCACCTTGGGGCACCTGTTTGGG ATGTATTATACAGGTGCAGGCATGAACCCTGCTCGATCCTTTGCTCCAGCTATCCTCACCAGGAACTTCAGCAACCACTGG GTGTACTGGGTAGGCCCGATCATCGGAGGAACTCTAGGTGGCCTCCTCTAtgacttcctcctctttccccggATCAAGAGTGTCTCAGAGAGACTAACTATCCTCAAGGGTATCAGGCCCAATGACTCTGAGGGGCAACCAGAGGTCACTGGGGAGCCTGTTGAGCTAAAGACCCAAGCCCTATAG
- the LOC118851285 gene encoding aquaporin-2-like translates to MVMLLSLALHYKDLRSWQFWKAVLAEGLGTLIFVGVVLGASCPSRGSVPGITPDPLQPALAGGLVVVALVQVLGEVSGAQTNPALTLALLCAHRLDLLRGAAFILAQSTGAILASSIFYLVLPQTAVVQLVTRVSSGSHAGQALGMEFFSTFQLIFTVFAITDQQQQRETGGLGSLAVGFSVTAGTLAAGTLSGGSMNPARSLGPAVVTGIWDHHWVYWMGPTLGAILAGLSFEFLFSSGASQKKLVICVTCRDVEMVEAANMPHSSMSTATQHPLPRPMSHPKPEHNSAPFPLVSPYSISPLDQPGPPNHP, encoded by the exons ATGGTGATGTTACTTTCTCTGGCCCTCCACTATAAG GACCTGAGGAGCTGGCAGTTCTGGAAGGCAGTGTTGGCTGAGGGCCTGGGCACCCTGATCTTTGTAGGGGTGGTGCTTGGGGCCTCTTGCCCTAGCAGGGGCTCTGTTCCAGGCATAACCCCAGATCCCCTACAGCCAGCCCTTGCAGGAGGGTTGGTAGTAGTGGCCCTGGTACAGGTTTTGGGGGAGGTCAGTGGAGCCCAAACTAACCCAGCTCTGACCTTGGCACTGCTTTGTGCCCACCGGCTTGATCTACTTCGGGGAGCTGCCTTCATCCTGGCACAAAGCACAGGTGCCATTCTGGCCTCTTCCATTTTCTACCTGGTGCTGCCCCAGACTGCTGTGGTTCAGCTTGTAACCAGG GTAAGCAGTGGAAGTCATGCAGGCCAAGCCCTGGGTATGGAATTTTTCTCCACCTTCCAGCTAATTTTCACTGTATTTGCCATTACTGACCAGCagcaacagagagagacaggtggGCTGGGCAGTCTGGCTGTGGGCTTTTCAGTGACTGCGGGGACATTGGCTGCG GGGACTCTCTCTGGAGGCAGTATGAATCCTGCCAGGTCCCTGGGGCCTGCTGTGGTGACTGGGATCTGGGACCATCACTGG GTGTACTGGATGGGGCCCACCCTTGGTGCCATTCTTGCAGGCCTCTCCTTCGAGTTTCTCTTCTCGTCAGGAGCTTCTCAGAAAAAGCTTGTCATCTGTGTAACCTGTCGTGATGTGGAAATGGTGGAGGCTGCCAATATGCCCCACTCCTCTATGTCCACTGCCACACAGCACCCACTGCCTCGCCCTATGTCCCACCCCAAGCCTGAACACAACTCAGCCCCCTTTCCAttagtctctccctattccatcTCTCCCCTTGACCAACCTGGTCCCCCAAACCACCCCTAA